The following are from one region of the Phycisphaerae bacterium genome:
- a CDS encoding SDR family oxidoreductase: MRAEHPRTTLMTGSTGFLGHYVLRDLLTRGHRVVAVIRAPLADSSGRLLALLAEVGLDAGPLIEQDRLVLVEGSLPDRLPEPYWGPTDDILHNAASLQLFSNGNGDPHKTNVGGAEAIVRWAEAHSVRRIHTVSTAYTCGWNTGVILEQFHEPEPEFQTDYERTKWQAEILFKQWGEQNGRTLTVFRPSFLVGDSETGYTTQFGGFYQFARLVGVLKQRYFNPNNGARTFIPLRVPGKPDDVQNLITVDFVSRIIAEVILAPQYHGRIYHLTNPEPPTNDFMKRCYEDYYGLYGGYFTDPNEVVGKCTQAESMLWDQYHLLTPRVVHTPHFDTTNTRRLMTERGIELPPLTRERVLMLFDWAAGKGWGRAAGNGKSKGVSLV; this comes from the coding sequence ATGAGAGCCGAGCATCCACGTACTACGCTCATGACCGGGAGCACCGGTTTCCTCGGACACTACGTCCTCCGCGACTTGCTGACCCGAGGCCATCGGGTGGTAGCCGTCATTCGTGCCCCGCTGGCCGACAGTTCCGGGCGCCTCCTGGCCCTGCTCGCAGAAGTCGGCCTGGACGCGGGCCCGCTCATCGAACAGGACCGACTCGTGCTCGTCGAGGGCTCGCTCCCCGACAGGTTGCCCGAACCTTACTGGGGACCAACCGACGACATCCTCCATAACGCCGCCAGCCTCCAGCTCTTCTCCAACGGCAACGGCGACCCGCATAAGACCAACGTGGGCGGCGCCGAAGCCATCGTTCGCTGGGCGGAAGCCCACAGCGTCCGCCGCATCCACACGGTCAGTACCGCCTACACCTGCGGATGGAACACCGGCGTCATCCTGGAACAGTTCCACGAACCCGAGCCCGAATTCCAGACCGACTATGAACGAACCAAGTGGCAGGCGGAGATCCTCTTCAAACAGTGGGGCGAACAGAACGGCCGGACCCTCACCGTCTTCCGACCGAGCTTCCTGGTCGGCGACTCCGAAACCGGCTATACGACCCAGTTCGGCGGCTTCTACCAGTTCGCCCGGCTGGTCGGTGTGCTCAAGCAGCGGTACTTCAACCCCAACAATGGAGCCCGCACTTTCATCCCCCTCCGCGTCCCCGGCAAACCCGATGATGTGCAGAACCTCATTACCGTCGACTTTGTCTCCCGGATCATCGCCGAGGTCATCCTCGCCCCTCAGTACCACGGCAGGATCTACCACCTGACCAACCCCGAGCCACCGACCAACGACTTCATGAAGCGATGTTACGAGGACTACTACGGCCTGTACGGCGGCTACTTCACCGACCCGAACGAGGTCGTCGGCAAGTGCACCCAGGCCGAATCGATGCTCTGGGACCAGTATCACCTCTTGACGCCCCGCGTGGTACACACCCCACACTTCGACACCACTAACACCCGCCGGCTTATGACCGAACGCGGCATCGAACTGCCTCCCCTCACCCGGGAACGCGTGCTCATGCTCTTCGATTGGGCCGCCGGCAAGGGCTGGGGCCGAGCCGCCGGCAACGGCAAGAGCAAGGGCGTGTCACTGGTCTGA
- a CDS encoding DeoR/GlpR transcriptional regulator, producing the protein MNASSRQSQVIEMLTTRGECSVGFLARRLQVSGMTIRRDLRGLAAAGRVVRTHGGATLAQRISFEFQFLNRAHRHQEAKLAIAAVAAELVHDGDSVIIDSGTTTLALATRLKERKDLTVITTSLPIVSELQFCSNVQVLLLGGLLRHGTPDLVGTLTETNLEHLRADVAFLGADAVDSQGHAYIDSIEVGRILTRMAASAQRTYAVADSSKLGRTALMHFGDAGSWEGLITDEGIQRNLATDLRRAGVRVIKAGNGRDRTR; encoded by the coding sequence ATGAATGCCTCGTCGCGTCAGAGTCAGGTGATCGAGATGCTGACCACTCGTGGCGAGTGCTCGGTGGGCTTTCTGGCCCGGCGGCTGCAGGTCAGCGGGATGACGATCCGTCGCGATCTGCGGGGACTGGCGGCGGCGGGGCGGGTGGTTCGCACCCATGGGGGGGCTACTCTCGCGCAGCGGATTTCATTCGAGTTCCAGTTTCTGAATCGCGCCCATCGGCATCAGGAGGCCAAGCTGGCGATTGCCGCTGTGGCGGCCGAACTGGTGCATGACGGCGACTCAGTCATCATCGATTCGGGAACCACGACCCTGGCCTTGGCGACACGCCTCAAGGAGAGGAAGGACCTCACGGTCATCACCACCTCCCTGCCGATCGTGTCCGAACTGCAGTTCTGCTCGAACGTGCAGGTCCTGCTGCTCGGCGGCCTGCTTCGTCACGGCACCCCTGATTTGGTGGGAACGTTGACCGAGACCAATCTGGAGCATCTTCGGGCGGATGTTGCCTTCCTTGGAGCGGATGCGGTCGACAGCCAGGGTCATGCGTACATCGATTCGATTGAAGTTGGCCGAATACTGACCAGGATGGCCGCCTCGGCCCAGCGAACCTACGCTGTAGCCGACAGCTCCAAGCTGGGGCGGACCGCCCTGATGCATTTTGGAGACGCCGGGAGTTGGGAGGGACTCATCACCGACGAGGGCATTCAGAGGAATCTGGCCACGGACCTCAGGCGGGCTGGAGTGCGGGTCATCAAGGCCGGCAACGGGAGAGACAGGACGAGATAG
- a CDS encoding BNR repeat-containing protein: protein MLKTTVYPTLLFTILAAAPLPAAVSQLAPAEPVVEQTLELGPVWSGHPVAFCLLTHEGRQYTAYYDDQRQMTVAARRLTEKEWSYTRLPETIKWDSHNYVTMAVDATGHLHLSGNMHCVPLVYFRTEKPGDIQTFRRIAGMVGSEEKRATYPRFLKGSKGELIFTYRDGGSGNGNQIFNVYDPRMRTWRRLLDTPLTDGEGQMNAYLDLIQRDRRGVFHLCWIWRDTPDCATNHDICYARSRDLVHWEQSDGTPLKLPIMLRAAEIVDPVPAGGGALNGNVRLGFDAEDRPVISFYKFDEKGITQTYNARKESGRWQAFQVSEWDYRYVFSGGGSIGSEIRIGPVKAEPDGRLVQTFQHSKAGSGRWVLESETLKRIATLPAVPKAGAALSRVESRDSGMSIRWADDEGRSGEPGVGYMLRWETLPANRDRAREGPPPAPTMLRLVKVREVE from the coding sequence ATGCTCAAAACCACAGTCTATCCCACGTTGCTCTTCACCATCCTTGCCGCAGCCCCCCTGCCGGCCGCCGTTTCGCAATTGGCCCCGGCCGAGCCGGTCGTCGAGCAGACGCTGGAACTCGGGCCGGTGTGGTCCGGGCATCCGGTGGCGTTCTGCCTGCTCACTCATGAGGGTCGCCAGTATACCGCCTACTACGACGATCAGCGGCAGATGACCGTGGCCGCGCGGCGGTTGACCGAAAAGGAGTGGAGCTACACCCGGCTGCCTGAGACGATTAAGTGGGACAGCCACAACTACGTGACCATGGCGGTCGACGCGACCGGTCATCTGCACCTTTCGGGCAACATGCACTGCGTTCCGCTGGTGTACTTCCGCACGGAGAAGCCCGGCGACATCCAGACCTTCAGGCGGATTGCCGGGATGGTGGGCAGCGAGGAGAAGCGGGCCACCTATCCGCGGTTCCTCAAAGGATCCAAGGGCGAACTGATCTTCACCTATCGCGACGGCGGCAGCGGCAACGGCAACCAGATCTTTAATGTGTATGATCCGCGAATGCGAACCTGGCGGCGGCTCCTGGATACGCCGCTGACCGATGGTGAGGGTCAGATGAACGCGTATCTGGATCTGATCCAGCGCGACCGAAGGGGGGTGTTTCACCTCTGCTGGATCTGGCGCGATACGCCGGACTGTGCCACCAATCATGACATCTGCTACGCTCGCAGCCGCGATCTCGTCCACTGGGAGCAGAGCGACGGTACGCCGCTGAAGCTGCCGATCATGCTCAGAGCGGCCGAAATCGTCGATCCCGTGCCTGCGGGCGGCGGGGCCCTCAACGGCAACGTCCGGCTCGGCTTCGATGCCGAGGACCGGCCGGTCATCAGTTTCTACAAGTTCGACGAGAAGGGCATTACCCAGACTTACAACGCTCGCAAGGAAAGCGGCCGTTGGCAGGCTTTCCAGGTGAGCGAATGGGATTACCGCTACGTTTTCAGCGGGGGCGGCTCGATTGGCTCCGAGATCCGCATCGGCCCGGTGAAGGCCGAGCCCGACGGTCGGCTGGTCCAGACGTTCCAGCACTCCAAGGCCGGCTCCGGCCGATGGGTCTTGGAGTCGGAGACCCTCAAGCGGATTGCCACCCTGCCGGCCGTGCCCAAGGCAGGGGCTGCGTTATCCCGGGTGGAGTCGAGGGATTCGGGTATGTCCATTCGTTGGGCGGATGATGAAGGTCGGTCTGGTGAGCCCGGCGTGGGCTACATGCTGCGATGGGAGACTTTGCCCGCCAATCGCGACAGAGCCAGGGAAGGGCCGCCGCCGGCGCCGACGATGTTGAGGCTGGTGAAGGTGCGGGAGGTGGAATGA
- a CDS encoding TetR/AcrR family transcriptional regulator encodes MKAADRRRQLLDSAARCFAEHGYRGTTTAMIAAKAGISEPIIYRHFKTKHDLFIALIEKVADEVFDNWQKATRNAKSPLEKLQVLMYQNPATFDPRTAGVYRLLFHASTETSEPAIQQAIRDHYDRYVKSLASVMAEAQKTGLIRSDVPAEWLAWQIIHAAVGFAMVRPLNIPSHASLEFAQGTIRLLIEILTRR; translated from the coding sequence ATGAAAGCCGCCGACCGGCGCAGGCAGTTGCTCGACTCCGCAGCCAGATGCTTCGCAGAACACGGCTACCGCGGCACCACGACGGCCATGATCGCCGCCAAGGCCGGTATCTCCGAGCCAATCATCTACCGCCACTTCAAAACCAAGCACGATCTGTTCATTGCCCTCATCGAGAAGGTCGCCGACGAAGTGTTCGACAACTGGCAGAAGGCCACCCGCAATGCCAAGAGCCCGCTGGAGAAACTCCAGGTCCTCATGTACCAGAACCCGGCCACCTTCGACCCGCGCACCGCCGGCGTCTACCGACTCCTGTTCCACGCTTCCACCGAGACCTCCGAGCCCGCCATCCAGCAGGCCATTCGCGATCATTACGACCGCTACGTCAAGTCCCTTGCCTCCGTCATGGCCGAGGCTCAGAAGACCGGACTGATTCGCTCCGACGTGCCCGCCGAGTGGCTCGCTTGGCAGATCATCCATGCGGCCGTCGGCTTCGCCATGGTCCGCCCGCTGAACATCCCCAGCCACGCCAGCCTCGAGTTCGCCCAGGGGACAATCCGCCTGCTGATCGAAATCCTGACCCGTCGCTAA
- a CDS encoding aminotransferase class III-fold pyridoxal phosphate-dependent enzyme has translation MNTRRLGELGGRLGPGGARIRDAMRAGLRFLDGESPAGLCRRVGSVIEEVPVVQPIDRSALQDSYGGDKSSLSDDFLTGRGVFYLTEQRRLYLDCTAGHYQMLFGYNQPELLAAVEEAVEAGIVWDNHADIPQVPVKWLAHRLVAVANAAEERERLDTVLLGICTGSVACEAALKIQLCCWERRNAATATPALIVLDGHYHGTDMVPQYMRGMWKRYIRNLEIVTVEPNDPDQLEGVFRAYGSRVAALWAEPILMNREALALEPTYLQLARRWCSETGALMCVDEIQTGFWQPEVFAYRSLGFTPDMVIVGKGMTAGFHPLAAVIYRSRNDVLKQYDAINTNGSAPLASYVGLRCLEMIAADAPRFAAVGDRFMAGLRALVSRRGDVMAEVRGKRHLAGIKFKRAQEAIDFHRRALAGGLWTRVHASRPGHSTVLMKLALPADDVIVDYLLGRLEDLLP, from the coding sequence ATGAACACGAGGCGATTGGGCGAGCTGGGTGGCAGGTTGGGGCCTGGAGGGGCGCGGATCCGGGATGCGATGCGCGCCGGGTTGCGGTTTCTCGATGGCGAGTCGCCGGCCGGGCTTTGCCGGCGCGTGGGCTCCGTGATCGAGGAGGTGCCGGTCGTTCAGCCGATCGACAGGTCGGCCCTGCAGGACTCCTACGGCGGAGACAAGAGCAGCCTGTCCGACGATTTCCTTACCGGACGGGGGGTATTCTACCTCACCGAGCAGCGGCGGCTGTACCTGGACTGTACCGCGGGGCACTACCAGATGCTCTTCGGCTACAACCAGCCGGAGTTGCTCGCGGCGGTCGAGGAGGCGGTCGAGGCCGGCATTGTCTGGGATAACCACGCGGACATTCCCCAGGTGCCGGTGAAGTGGCTGGCTCATCGTCTGGTCGCCGTGGCCAACGCAGCGGAGGAGCGTGAACGGCTGGATACCGTGCTGCTCGGCATCTGTACGGGATCGGTCGCATGCGAAGCGGCCCTGAAGATTCAGCTATGTTGCTGGGAGCGGCGTAACGCCGCGACGGCCACACCTGCGTTGATCGTCCTTGACGGTCATTATCACGGTACGGACATGGTGCCGCAGTACATGAGGGGCATGTGGAAGCGCTACATTCGCAACCTGGAGATTGTGACGGTTGAGCCGAACGACCCGGACCAGTTGGAGGGGGTCTTTCGGGCGTATGGCTCGCGGGTGGCCGCGTTATGGGCGGAGCCGATCCTGATGAACCGCGAGGCGCTCGCCCTCGAGCCGACCTACCTTCAGCTGGCCCGCCGTTGGTGCAGCGAGACCGGGGCGCTGATGTGTGTCGACGAGATCCAGACCGGCTTCTGGCAGCCTGAGGTTTTTGCCTATCGGTCGCTCGGTTTCACGCCTGACATGGTCATAGTGGGCAAAGGCATGACCGCGGGGTTCCACCCCTTGGCGGCGGTGATCTACAGGAGCCGCAACGATGTGCTCAAGCAGTATGATGCGATCAACACCAACGGCAGTGCCCCGCTGGCCAGCTACGTAGGGTTGCGTTGCCTGGAGATGATTGCTGCCGACGCTCCCCGTTTTGCGGCGGTCGGAGACCGGTTCATGGCCGGCCTCAGAGCGTTGGTGAGCCGCCGTGGCGACGTGATGGCGGAGGTCCGCGGCAAGCGGCACTTGGCCGGCATCAAGTTCAAGCGTGCCCAGGAGGCGATAGACTTCCATCGCCGAGCGTTGGCCGGCGGGCTCTGGACCCGCGTTCATGCCTCGCGTCCCGGGCACAGCACGGTTCTCATGAAGCTGGCCCTGCCGGCGGACGATGTGATCGTGGACTACCTGCTCGGCAGGCTGGAAGACCTGCTCCCATGA